A single genomic interval of Agromyces cerinus harbors:
- a CDS encoding NADP-dependent oxidoreductase — protein MRAIRYSAYGTPTVLETVEVPRPVAGPGEALVRVAGTTFNHVDATIRTGALANAFPIELPHTPGIDLSGTVVAIGPGVAGDLVGRNVIAFLSMTAPGAAAEYVTVPADSLAPAPESVPLPDAASLASSGLTAWQAVESAGVRPGQSVLVNGAGGGVGAFVVQLAARAGATVIATAGARSRDAVLAHGASEVIDYTERSVVDTMSRPVDVVVNLVRTTPEETAALVALVEPGGAFVSTTTPGVAPAGTGIRTVSVFARSDAAQLARLADLVDAGELHLDVSARHPLKDLARVHTLAQAGALRGKVLLTPTEW, from the coding sequence ATGCGCGCCATCCGATACTCCGCCTACGGCACCCCGACCGTGCTCGAAACCGTCGAGGTACCCCGTCCCGTCGCCGGCCCCGGCGAGGCCCTCGTGCGAGTCGCGGGCACCACGTTCAACCACGTCGACGCGACCATCCGCACCGGCGCCCTGGCGAACGCCTTCCCGATCGAGCTGCCCCACACTCCCGGCATCGACCTCAGCGGCACCGTCGTCGCCATCGGACCGGGTGTGGCCGGCGACCTCGTCGGCCGGAACGTCATCGCGTTCCTGTCCATGACCGCCCCGGGTGCGGCGGCCGAATACGTCACCGTGCCGGCCGATTCGCTCGCCCCGGCTCCGGAGTCCGTTCCCCTGCCGGACGCGGCCTCGCTCGCGTCGAGCGGACTCACCGCATGGCAAGCCGTCGAGTCGGCCGGTGTGCGCCCCGGCCAATCGGTGCTCGTGAACGGTGCCGGCGGCGGGGTCGGCGCCTTCGTCGTGCAACTCGCCGCACGGGCCGGTGCGACGGTGATCGCGACGGCCGGTGCGCGCAGCCGCGACGCCGTGCTCGCGCACGGTGCGAGCGAGGTGATCGACTACACCGAACGCTCCGTGGTGGACACGATGAGCCGGCCGGTCGACGTCGTCGTGAATCTCGTGCGAACGACGCCCGAGGAGACCGCGGCGCTCGTCGCGCTCGTCGAGCCGGGCGGCGCGTTCGTCTCGACGACGACACCGGGCGTCGCGCCCGCAGGCACGGGGATTCGCACCGTGAGCGTCTTCGCACGCAGCGATGCCGCCCAGCTCGCTCGGCTCGCGGACCTGGTCGATGCAGGGGAACTGCACCTCGATGTGAGCGCTCGCCACCCGCTGAAGGACCTTGCCCGGGTGCACACGCTGGCTCAGGCCGGGGCACTGCGCGGAAAGGTGCTCCTCACGCCGACCGAGTGGTGA
- a CDS encoding SDR family oxidoreductase yields MKIVVIGGTGLIGSKVVEHLIEHGHEAVAASPNSGVNTITGEGLAEVLVGANVVVDVSNSPSFADDDVLAFFTTSTSNLLEAEGAAGVTHHVALSIVGAELLPNSGYLRAKVAQEQLIEESGQPYSIVRATQFFEFVGRIADEATVDGVARLSTGLMQPIAAADVSAAVARVAAGDPINGTLEIGGPERFGQDEFVRVGMAAKADPRTVIGDPEAPYFGTKLTGTELVPLSEGAQLSTTRFSDWLAGQSAPVK; encoded by the coding sequence ATGAAGATCGTCGTCATCGGAGGCACCGGCCTCATCGGCTCGAAGGTCGTCGAACACCTCATCGAGCACGGCCACGAAGCCGTCGCCGCCTCTCCGAACTCGGGCGTGAACACCATCACCGGCGAGGGCCTCGCCGAAGTGCTCGTGGGCGCGAACGTCGTCGTCGACGTGTCGAACTCGCCGTCGTTCGCCGACGACGACGTGCTCGCGTTCTTCACCACGTCGACCTCGAATCTGCTCGAAGCCGAAGGTGCTGCCGGCGTGACCCATCACGTGGCGCTCTCGATCGTCGGCGCCGAACTCCTGCCGAACAGCGGATACCTGCGCGCCAAGGTCGCGCAGGAGCAGCTCATCGAGGAGTCGGGGCAGCCGTACTCGATCGTGCGCGCGACGCAGTTCTTCGAGTTCGTCGGACGCATCGCCGACGAGGCGACCGTCGACGGCGTGGCACGTCTCAGCACGGGACTCATGCAACCGATCGCGGCAGCGGATGTCTCGGCCGCCGTCGCCCGCGTCGCCGCCGGCGACCCGATCAACGGCACCCTCGAGATCGGCGGGCCCGAGCGCTTCGGCCAGGACGAGTTCGTGCGCGTCGGCATGGCAGCCAAGGCCGACCCCCGCACCGTCATCGGCGACCCTGAGGCACCGTACTTCGGCACGAAGCTCACCGGCACCGAACTCGTGCCCCTGAGCGAGGGCGCGCAGCTCTCGACGACGAGGTTCAGCGACTGGCTCGCAGGCCAGTCGGCGCCGGTGAAGTAG
- a CDS encoding SDR family oxidoreductase → MRISVIGGTGLIGTRLVARLIGAGHDVVVASRATGVNSYTGEGLEEALAGAEVLIDVSNSDYLDEAAANEFFYGSTLNLLTYGAAAGVAHHVALSVVGTDRLARTEGGYFAAKAAQERLIRQSGRPYSIVHATQFFEFIANIADAGTSRNVVRLSRALFQPMAADDVAAAVATVAVGAPVNRVLEFAGPEQFRLEELVRRRLRDRNDLRDVKVDPLARYFGTDLEERELLPGPDATIATTRYEDWIDAGGRPNVALEGRSA, encoded by the coding sequence ATGCGCATCTCGGTCATCGGCGGCACCGGTCTCATCGGCACCCGACTCGTGGCGCGGCTCATCGGCGCCGGCCACGACGTCGTCGTGGCGTCGCGCGCGACCGGCGTCAACTCCTACACCGGCGAGGGGCTCGAGGAAGCACTCGCCGGTGCGGAGGTGCTCATCGACGTCTCCAATTCCGACTACCTCGACGAGGCGGCCGCGAACGAGTTCTTCTACGGCTCGACGCTGAACCTGCTCACCTACGGCGCCGCGGCGGGTGTCGCCCACCACGTGGCGCTCTCCGTCGTCGGCACCGACCGGCTCGCCCGCACCGAAGGAGGGTACTTCGCCGCGAAGGCGGCGCAGGAGCGGCTCATCCGACAGTCGGGTCGTCCGTACTCGATCGTGCACGCGACCCAGTTCTTCGAGTTCATCGCGAACATCGCCGATGCGGGTACGAGCCGCAACGTCGTGCGGCTCTCCCGGGCGCTGTTCCAGCCGATGGCCGCCGACGACGTCGCCGCCGCCGTCGCGACGGTCGCCGTCGGGGCACCGGTGAACCGGGTCCTCGAGTTCGCCGGCCCCGAGCAGTTCCGGCTCGAGGAACTCGTCCGCCGTCGGCTGCGCGATCGCAACGACCTGCGCGACGTGAAGGTCGACCCGCTAGCCCGCTACTTCGGCACCGACCTCGAGGAGCGCGAGTTGCTTCCCGGCCCCGACGCGACGATCGCAACGACCCGATACGAGGACTGGATCGATGCCGGTGGCCGCCCGAACGTCGCACTCGAAGGCAGGTCGGCGTAG
- a CDS encoding SDR family oxidoreductase: protein MNSEETLEAQRPLEGRVVLVTGASSGIGRETALALSRAGARVAIGARRIDRLASLVDEASGEVVPLQLDVTDSASVQRAVTETVGHFGRLDALVNNAGLMQSGLILGADVREWQRMVDTNLLGSMYAVHAALPHLLETKGAVVQVSSTAARSASLGSGVYAATKFGIGAFAESLRQEVTRQGVRVIVIQPGFVDTELTSHITDPTMQAAAADIAASMRTLRPDDIAAAIVYALGQPEHVSVNEILVRPTDQVR, encoded by the coding sequence ATGAACTCCGAAGAGACGCTCGAGGCGCAACGCCCGCTCGAGGGGAGGGTCGTCCTCGTCACGGGGGCGTCATCCGGCATCGGCCGGGAGACCGCCCTGGCACTGTCGAGGGCCGGCGCTCGCGTCGCCATCGGCGCCCGCCGCATCGACCGGCTCGCCTCCCTCGTCGACGAAGCGTCCGGCGAGGTCGTGCCCCTGCAGCTCGATGTCACCGACTCGGCGTCGGTGCAGCGCGCCGTCACCGAGACGGTCGGCCACTTCGGCAGGCTCGACGCGCTCGTGAACAATGCCGGGCTCATGCAGAGCGGCCTGATCCTCGGGGCGGACGTGCGCGAGTGGCAGCGCATGGTCGACACGAACCTGCTCGGCTCGATGTACGCGGTGCACGCCGCGCTGCCGCACCTCCTCGAGACGAAGGGTGCGGTCGTGCAGGTGTCGTCGACCGCCGCACGGTCGGCCTCCCTCGGCAGTGGCGTCTACGCCGCCACGAAGTTCGGCATCGGCGCATTCGCGGAGTCGCTGCGTCAGGAGGTCACCCGTCAGGGCGTTCGCGTGATCGTGATCCAACCGGGCTTCGTCGACACCGAGCTCACGAGCCACATCACCGATCCGACCATGCAGGCCGCGGCGGCCGACATCGCCGCGTCGATGCGCACGCTCCGGCCCGACGACATCGCCGCGGCGATCGTCTACGCGCTCGGCCAGCCCGAGCACGTCTCGGTCAACGAGATCCTGGTGCGCCCGACCGACCAGGTGCGCTAG
- a CDS encoding TrmH family RNA methyltransferase: MDAEPDESSGVEPVLTHGVGPWPGGEAEWPEEPHFDPELLEHGDTRNVIDRYRYWRMDAIVADLDEHRHRFHVAIENWQHDMNIGSIVRSANAFAADTVHIIGRRRWNKRGAMVTDRYQHVVYHPDVAAFAEWAHEASVPVIAVDNVEGSVPIEAFAWPERCVLLFGQEGPGLSPEATAAADAIVEITQYGSTRSLNASAAAAIAMHSWVLTHAVPPAAG; this comes from the coding sequence GTGGATGCAGAACCGGATGAGTCGAGCGGTGTCGAGCCGGTGCTGACCCACGGCGTCGGGCCGTGGCCGGGCGGCGAGGCCGAGTGGCCCGAAGAGCCGCACTTCGACCCCGAGCTGCTCGAGCACGGCGACACGCGCAACGTCATCGACCGGTACCGGTACTGGCGCATGGACGCGATCGTCGCCGATCTCGACGAGCATCGGCACCGGTTCCACGTGGCCATCGAGAACTGGCAGCACGACATGAACATCGGCTCGATCGTGCGGAGTGCGAACGCCTTCGCGGCCGACACCGTGCACATCATCGGCCGTCGCCGCTGGAACAAGCGGGGCGCGATGGTCACCGACCGCTACCAGCACGTCGTCTACCACCCGGATGTCGCGGCCTTCGCCGAGTGGGCGCACGAGGCATCCGTGCCCGTGATAGCCGTCGACAACGTCGAGGGCTCCGTGCCGATCGAAGCCTTCGCGTGGCCGGAGCGCTGCGTGCTGCTCTTCGGCCAGGAGGGACCGGGGCTCTCGCCCGAGGCGACCGCAGCGGCGGACGCGATCGTCGAGATCACGCAGTACGGCTCGACCCGCTCGCTCAACGCGAGCGCCGCCGCTGCGATCGCCATGCACTCGTGGGTGCTGACGCATGCTGTGCCGCCCGCTGCAGGTTGA
- the corA gene encoding magnesium/cobalt transporter CorA: protein MTVIDNAIYRDGTRVATPTSLDETFERRAEHGGFAWIGLYRPTDAELDALAQEFGLHPLAVEDTRKGHQRAKLERYGDTLFVVLRPARYLDEVEQVEFGELHVFIGPDFAITIRHAESPNLARVRNRLESAPELLAKGPEAVLYAVLDEVVDEYSPVDLGLENDIDEIEEQLFSGDPEVTRRIYDLASEVMEFQRATRPLVGMFDALERGFEKYAIDLELQRYLRDVKDHVIRIVERGDTFRQLLQNALQVHSTLVAQRQNEETKVLSEAAVAQSEQAKKVSSWAAIIFAPTLVAGIYGMNFTHMPELDKPWGYPFAVALMLAFAGVLYGLFKRKGWL, encoded by the coding sequence ATGACGGTCATCGACAACGCGATCTACCGCGACGGCACGCGCGTCGCGACCCCGACGTCCCTCGACGAGACGTTCGAGCGGCGCGCCGAGCACGGCGGCTTCGCGTGGATCGGGCTCTACCGGCCGACCGACGCCGAACTCGATGCGCTCGCGCAGGAGTTCGGCCTGCACCCCCTCGCGGTGGAGGACACGCGCAAGGGCCACCAGCGGGCCAAGCTCGAGCGCTACGGCGACACCCTCTTCGTGGTGCTGCGCCCTGCGCGCTACCTCGACGAGGTGGAGCAGGTGGAGTTCGGCGAGCTGCATGTGTTCATCGGACCCGACTTCGCGATCACCATCCGCCATGCCGAGTCCCCGAACCTCGCGCGCGTGCGCAATCGGCTCGAGTCCGCGCCGGAACTGCTCGCGAAGGGCCCCGAGGCGGTGCTCTACGCCGTGCTCGACGAGGTCGTCGACGAGTACTCGCCGGTCGACCTCGGGCTCGAGAACGACATCGACGAGATCGAGGAGCAGCTCTTCTCGGGCGATCCCGAGGTCACCCGGCGCATCTACGACCTCGCGAGCGAGGTCATGGAGTTCCAGCGCGCCACCCGGCCGCTCGTGGGCATGTTCGACGCCCTCGAGCGCGGCTTCGAGAAGTACGCCATCGACCTCGAGCTGCAGCGGTACCTGCGCGACGTGAAGGACCACGTCATCCGCATCGTCGAGCGCGGCGACACGTTCCGCCAACTGCTGCAGAACGCCCTGCAGGTGCACTCCACGCTCGTCGCGCAGCGGCAGAACGAGGAGACGAAGGTGCTCTCCGAGGCCGCCGTCGCCCAGAGCGAGCAGGCCAAGAAGGTCTCGAGCTGGGCCGCGATCATCTTCGCGCCGACGCTCGTGGCCGGCATCTACGGCATGAACTTCACGCACATGCCCGAACTCGACAAGCCGTGGGGCTATCCGTTCGCGGTCGCGCTCATGCTCGCCTTCGCGGGCGTGCTGTACGGACTCTTCAAGCGCAAGGGCTGGCTCTGA
- a CDS encoding nuclear transport factor 2 family protein: MTEITDDLPARLMHEEHAGWRAIVEGRGGEHYQRAMTRDALMIVDGAAFGRDEILTAMRSAPPWDEYHLHEPAVIRLGDRAGILVYRAEARRGDDTVNLRMSTTYLIEGGSWRVAAHQQTAA; encoded by the coding sequence ATGACCGAGATCACCGATGATCTGCCCGCTCGACTCATGCACGAGGAACACGCCGGATGGCGGGCGATCGTCGAGGGCCGGGGCGGCGAGCACTATCAGCGCGCGATGACCCGCGACGCACTCATGATCGTCGACGGCGCCGCGTTCGGGCGCGACGAGATCCTCACGGCGATGCGGAGCGCGCCGCCGTGGGACGAGTACCACCTGCACGAGCCGGCGGTGATCCGGCTCGGCGATCGTGCCGGGATCCTCGTCTATCGTGCAGAGGCGCGCCGGGGCGACGACACCGTGAACCTCCGCATGTCGACGACCTACCTCATCGAGGGCGGCTCGTGGCGGGTGGCGGCGCACCAGCAGACCGCCGCCTGA
- the argG gene encoding argininosuccinate synthase, with translation MSKVLSSLPVGERVGIAFSGGLDTSVAVAWMREKGAVPCTYTADLGQPDEPDVEAVPGRAIEYGAEISRLVDCRAALVEEGLVALQCGAFHIRSGGKAYFNTTPLGRAVTGTLLVRAMLEDGVDIWGDGSTYKGNDIERFYRYGLMANPRLRIYKPWLDADFVTELGGRAEMSEWLQQRDLPYRASAEKAYSTDANIWGATHEAKVLEELDAGITTVEPIMGVKFWDESVEIATEDITVRFEQGRPVALNGVVFDDAVALVLEANAIGGRHGLGMSDQIENRIIEAKSRGIYEAPGMALLHIAYERLLNAIHNEDTIANYHNEGRRLGRLMYEGRWLDPQSLMLRESIVRWVASAVTGEVTLRLRRGDDYTIMNTTGPSLSYQAEKLSMERVGDQAFGPEDRIGQLTMRNLDIADSRARLEQYAHLNLVGGATAALVGDLSVGDAAQILAGPAESDLEAATDAANEASAFDLGTD, from the coding sequence ATGTCGAAAGTCCTCTCCAGCCTGCCCGTCGGCGAACGCGTCGGCATCGCCTTCTCCGGCGGCCTCGACACCTCGGTCGCGGTCGCGTGGATGCGCGAGAAGGGTGCAGTGCCCTGCACCTACACGGCCGACCTCGGCCAGCCCGACGAGCCCGACGTCGAGGCCGTTCCCGGCCGCGCCATCGAGTACGGCGCCGAGATCTCGCGCCTCGTCGACTGCCGCGCGGCACTCGTCGAAGAGGGCCTCGTCGCGCTGCAGTGCGGTGCGTTCCACATCCGCTCGGGCGGCAAGGCGTACTTCAACACGACCCCGCTCGGCCGCGCGGTCACCGGCACGCTGCTCGTGCGCGCGATGCTCGAAGACGGCGTCGACATCTGGGGCGACGGCTCGACCTACAAGGGCAACGACATCGAGCGGTTCTACCGCTACGGCCTCATGGCAAACCCGCGCCTGCGCATCTACAAGCCGTGGCTCGACGCCGACTTCGTCACCGAGCTCGGCGGCCGCGCCGAGATGAGCGAGTGGCTGCAGCAGCGCGACCTGCCGTACCGCGCCTCAGCCGAGAAGGCCTATTCGACCGACGCGAACATCTGGGGCGCGACGCACGAGGCCAAGGTGCTCGAGGAGCTCGACGCCGGCATCACCACGGTCGAGCCGATCATGGGCGTGAAGTTCTGGGACGAGTCGGTCGAGATCGCCACCGAAGACATCACGGTGCGCTTCGAGCAGGGCCGTCCCGTCGCCCTCAACGGCGTCGTGTTCGACGACGCCGTCGCGCTCGTGCTCGAGGCCAACGCCATCGGCGGCCGTCACGGCCTCGGCATGAGCGACCAGATCGAGAACCGCATCATCGAGGCGAAGTCGCGCGGCATCTACGAGGCACCGGGCATGGCCCTGCTGCACATCGCGTACGAGCGCCTGCTCAACGCGATCCACAACGAGGACACGATCGCGAACTACCACAACGAGGGCCGCCGCCTCGGGCGCCTCATGTACGAGGGCCGCTGGCTCGACCCGCAGTCGCTCATGCTGCGCGAGTCGATCGTGCGCTGGGTCGCCTCGGCCGTCACGGGCGAGGTGACGCTCCGCCTGCGCCGCGGCGACGACTACACGATCATGAACACGACGGGCCCCTCGCTCAGCTACCAGGCCGAGAAGCTCTCGATGGAGCGCGTCGGCGACCAGGCCTTCGGCCCCGAGGACCGCATCGGCCAGCTCACGATGCGCAACCTCGACATCGCCGACTCGCGCGCCCGCCTCGAGCAGTACGCGCACCTCAACCTGGTGGGCGGCGCGACCGCTGCGCTCGTCGGCGACCTCTCGGTCGGCGACGCCGCGCAGATCCTCGCGGGTCCGGCCGAGTCCGACCTCGAGGCGGCGACGGATGCAGCGAACGAGGCCTCCGCGTTCGACCTCGGCACCGACTGA
- a CDS encoding S8 family peptidase, translating to MNKSRLVGVASAAALAIGLIGAAAGPAVAAPAAATGPETGYLVLAPQGKSVAKAAARVAAAGGTVVASYDQIGVLVVRSTNTAFTTAVAGAGVQSVASTDGLGTTLVDDEESVALDASAVEAAGDPTGEQYWGLQWDMTQIDVDKAHEITTGDPSVVVGVLDSGIDATHPDLATQVAKDQSASCIGGVADTSEAAWSPTTSDHGTHVAGTIAAAINGVGIAGVAPGVKVASVKVVDDDGFIYPEAAICGYLWAADHDMPVTNNSYFIDPWEFNCVNDPRQRPVWQAVQRALAYSTAQGTLTVASAGNSNVDLQHKFIDSSSPNDGSYPVEDRTITGACRDLPAEAPGVVTVSAVGPNEQKSYYSSYGLGVVDVTAPGGDTRFRTGGVSPTPADGVLSTVYPGGGWGYKQGTSMAGPHVAGVAALAVSAHPGMKPGALASLLERTSESLPCPDGVFEPRPGWPAVCTGGERNGFYGAGNINALNVVQ from the coding sequence ATGAACAAATCCAGACTGGTCGGGGTGGCCTCAGCCGCCGCCCTGGCGATCGGCCTCATCGGGGCAGCTGCGGGACCCGCAGTGGCGGCGCCTGCCGCGGCCACCGGGCCGGAGACCGGCTACCTCGTGCTCGCGCCGCAGGGCAAGAGCGTCGCGAAGGCGGCGGCACGCGTCGCCGCTGCCGGAGGCACGGTCGTGGCCTCGTACGACCAGATCGGCGTGCTCGTGGTGCGCTCGACGAACACGGCGTTCACCACCGCCGTCGCAGGGGCGGGCGTCCAGTCCGTCGCCTCGACCGACGGGCTCGGCACGACGCTCGTCGACGACGAGGAGTCCGTCGCCCTCGACGCATCCGCGGTCGAAGCCGCCGGTGACCCGACTGGCGAGCAGTACTGGGGCCTGCAGTGGGACATGACCCAGATCGACGTCGACAAGGCGCACGAGATCACGACGGGCGACCCGTCGGTCGTGGTCGGCGTGCTCGACTCGGGCATCGACGCGACCCACCCCGACCTCGCGACGCAGGTCGCGAAGGACCAGAGCGCCTCGTGCATCGGCGGCGTGGCGGACACGAGTGAAGCGGCATGGAGCCCCACCACCTCCGACCACGGCACGCACGTCGCCGGCACGATCGCCGCCGCCATCAACGGCGTCGGCATCGCGGGCGTCGCCCCGGGCGTGAAGGTCGCCTCGGTCAAGGTCGTCGACGACGACGGCTTCATCTACCCCGAGGCCGCGATCTGCGGTTACCTCTGGGCCGCCGACCACGACATGCCCGTCACCAACAACAGCTACTTCATCGACCCGTGGGAGTTCAACTGCGTGAACGACCCGCGTCAGCGGCCGGTCTGGCAGGCCGTGCAGCGCGCACTCGCGTACTCCACGGCGCAGGGCACCCTCACGGTGGCCTCGGCGGGCAACAGCAACGTCGACCTGCAGCACAAGTTCATCGACTCGAGCAGCCCGAACGACGGCAGCTACCCGGTCGAGGATCGCACCATCACGGGCGCATGCCGCGACCTGCCTGCTGAGGCACCGGGTGTCGTGACGGTCTCGGCCGTCGGCCCGAACGAGCAGAAGAGCTACTACTCGTCGTACGGCCTGGGCGTCGTCGATGTGACGGCTCCCGGCGGCGACACCCGCTTCCGCACCGGCGGCGTCTCCCCGACCCCCGCCGACGGCGTGCTCTCGACCGTCTACCCGGGCGGCGGCTGGGGCTACAAGCAGGGCACCTCGATGGCTGGCCCGCACGTGGCAGGCGTCGCGGCGCTCGCCGTGTCGGCGCACCCGGGCATGAAGCCGGGCGCACTCGCCTCGCTGCTCGAGCGCACCTCCGAGTCGCTGCCGTGCCCCGACGGCGTCTTCGAACCGCGCCCGGGATGGCCGGCCGTCTGCACCGGTGGTGAGCGCAACGGCTTCTACGGAGCCGGCAACATCAACGCGCTCAACGTCGTGCAGTAG
- a CDS encoding DUF3151 family protein, with translation MTPDQSAPEPEASLADEPEVRQAIADGDRASVAAVVTGHPSSPLAWTELADLADSEGRTIESYAFASVAADLAREQLTAGGWQPGDPVSWSDEPNRAYLRALDTQRRAAEGLGLDERAARLADELATADPEAPARIASEFTPTQLITIVGGAAVLFEPAASAEAIVGDPIAEPAATDAAAGED, from the coding sequence GTGACTCCAGACCAATCAGCACCGGAGCCCGAGGCCTCGCTCGCCGATGAACCAGAGGTGCGCCAGGCGATCGCCGACGGCGATCGGGCGTCCGTCGCGGCGGTCGTCACGGGACATCCGTCGTCGCCGCTCGCCTGGACCGAGCTCGCCGACCTCGCCGATTCCGAGGGGCGAACGATCGAGTCCTACGCCTTCGCCTCCGTCGCCGCCGACCTCGCCCGCGAGCAGCTCACCGCCGGTGGCTGGCAGCCGGGCGACCCCGTCTCGTGGTCCGACGAGCCCAACCGCGCCTATCTGCGCGCCCTCGACACCCAGCGCCGTGCCGCCGAGGGCCTCGGCCTCGACGAGCGCGCCGCCCGACTCGCCGATGAGCTCGCCACCGCCGACCCCGAGGCCCCGGCGCGCATCGCTTCCGAGTTCACGCCGACCCAGCTGATCACGATCGTGGGCGGTGCTGCGGTGCTGTTCGAGCCCGCGGCATCCGCTGAGGCGATCGTCGGCGACCCGATTGCAGAACCCGCCGCGACCGACGCGGCGGCAGGAGAGGACTGA
- a CDS encoding adenylosuccinate synthase, which produces MPAAVLIGAQWGDEGKGKATDLLGSRLDYVVKFNGGNNAGHTVVIGDEKYALHLLPSGILTPGVTPVIGNGVVVDVEVLFEELEGLEARGVDVSKLRISANAHLITQYHRTLDKVTERFLGKRQIGTTGRGIGPAYADKINRVGIRMQDLFDENILRQKVEGALDQKNHLLVKIYNRRAISVDEIVDEMLAYVDRLRPMVTDTALLLHQALERNETVLFEGGQATMLDVDHGTYPFVTSSNATSGGAITGSGIAPNKIDRVIAVIKAYTTRVGAGPFPTELFDEWGDFLTEQGHEFGTTTGRKRRTGWYDAPIARYSARINGVTDFVLTKLDVLTGIERIPVAVAYDVDGQRFDEVPVSQSDFHHAKPIYEEFPGWTEDISGAREFSDLPANAQSYVRELEAMSGSRISAIGVGPGRDEIVTLHDLLG; this is translated from the coding sequence ATGCCCGCGGCCGTACTCATCGGTGCACAGTGGGGCGACGAGGGCAAGGGCAAGGCGACCGACCTGCTCGGCTCGCGCCTCGACTACGTCGTCAAGTTCAACGGCGGCAACAACGCCGGCCACACCGTCGTCATCGGCGACGAGAAGTACGCCCTGCACCTGCTGCCGTCGGGCATCCTGACACCCGGCGTCACCCCGGTCATCGGCAACGGCGTCGTGGTCGACGTCGAGGTGCTCTTCGAAGAGCTCGAGGGCCTCGAGGCGCGCGGCGTCGACGTCTCGAAGCTGCGCATCTCGGCCAACGCCCACCTCATCACGCAATACCACCGCACGCTCGACAAGGTGACGGAGCGCTTCCTCGGCAAGCGCCAGATCGGCACCACCGGCCGCGGCATCGGCCCGGCCTACGCCGACAAGATCAACCGCGTCGGCATCCGCATGCAGGACCTGTTCGACGAGAACATCCTGCGGCAGAAGGTCGAGGGCGCGCTCGACCAGAAGAACCACCTGCTCGTGAAGATCTACAACCGTCGGGCGATCTCCGTCGACGAGATCGTCGACGAGATGCTGGCGTACGTCGACCGACTGCGCCCGATGGTCACCGACACCGCGCTGCTGCTGCACCAGGCGCTCGAGCGCAACGAGACGGTGCTCTTCGAGGGCGGCCAGGCGACGATGCTCGACGTCGACCACGGCACCTACCCGTTCGTCACCTCGTCGAACGCGACGAGCGGCGGGGCGATCACCGGTTCGGGCATCGCGCCCAACAAGATCGACCGCGTCATCGCGGTGATCAAGGCGTACACGACCCGTGTCGGCGCCGGCCCGTTCCCGACCGAGCTCTTCGACGAGTGGGGCGACTTCCTCACCGAACAGGGGCACGAGTTCGGCACGACGACGGGGCGCAAGCGCCGTACCGGCTGGTACGACGCGCCGATCGCCCGCTACTCGGCGCGCATCAACGGCGTCACCGACTTCGTGCTCACCAAGCTCGACGTGCTCACGGGCATCGAGCGCATCCCCGTCGCCGTCGCGTACGACGTCGACGGTCAGCGCTTCGACGAGGTGCCGGTCTCGCAGTCCGACTTCCACCACGCGAAGCCGATCTACGAGGAGTTCCCCGGCTGGACCGAGGACATCTCGGGTGCCCGCGAGTTCTCCGACCTGCCCGCGAACGCCCAGTCCTATGTGCGCGAGCTCGAGGCCATGAGCGGCTCCCGCATCTCGGCCATCGGCGTCGGCCCCGGCCGCGACGAGATCGTCACGCTGCACGACCTGCTCGGCTGA